The Acidobacteriota bacterium genome contains the following window.
CGATGTTGGCCTCGAAGCGGGCGGCCTGGGAGTCGGCCACGAAGGCGACCCCGTCGGCGCCCTTGAGGATCAGCTTGCGGGAAGCGTCGTAGAAGATCTGGCCCGGTACCGTGTAGAGCTGGAAGCGGGTGGAGAAGCCGCGGATCTTGCCCAGGCTCAGGGGCAGCAGGTCGAAGAAGAGGGTCCTCTCCGACTCGGTGGCCAGTGTGACCATCTTGCCCTTCGCTTCGCGCTGGGTGTTCTGGTAGATCCACTGGAGATTGGTGGTCTTTCCGCCCAGGCCCGGCCCGTAGTAGACCAGCTTGCAGGTGATTTCCCGGGCTGCGTAGTTGATGAATGGCATGGCGGTCAGATCCTGTCGCCGAAGAGGCTGTCGATATCGTCGTCGGTGATCTCCGCCATGGGCGCGCCGACAGGCCCTTCGCTTTCGGCGGCCTTGCGGGATTTCTCGAGCATGGTTTCGAAGACGTGGGTGATCTCGGGGGTGATCTGCCGCACGCGCAGCCGCACGAGGCCCAGGGAAGAGCGTTCGTCGAAGGTCACCAGCAGGATGCCCATCCGGCCCACCGACGAGATATGCAGGTGCTCCCGGTCTCCCTCGTGGTAGAGGCTGGTGAAGCTCTCTTCGCCGATCATCGAGGCCAGCCCCTCGGTGGCGGCCACGTTCCCGGCGGCCAGGGAGGCCAGGGCGGTGCGGTCCACGCCGGGCAAATCTCCCGCCGAGGCGATGGGCTGGCCGTTGCGGTCGATCAGGGCCACGAAGCGCGAGTTCGAATCCCGCAACAGCCTCTCGGCCAGCGCGGTCACCCTGAGGAATTCCTCTTCGTGAAGGATCAGGTCGCTTGCAACCATCGACGTCTCCGCACGGCGCGCAAAAACCCCGTCGGCGCGAATCTAGGGTCCACCGCGCTGGGGGGCAAACTTCCCCGGGGGAGGTCAGAGAGCCTGGCGGCCTTCCAGGGCCCGGGCCAGGGTACTGCGGTCGACGTAGTCCAGTTCTCCGCCGACGGGAAGCCCCGTGGCGGGACGCGTGACCGTCAGGTCGCGGCCCTCCAGACGGCGGGCGATGTAGAGCGCCGTGGCCTCCCCCTCCACCGTGGGGTTGGTGGCCAGGATCACCTCGCCGACCTCGCCTTCCGCCAGCCGGGAGAGCAGCGCCTCGATGCGAAGATCTTCGGGCCCGATCGAACGCAGGGGGGAGATCGCGCCGCCCAGCACGTGGTAGAGCCCGTGAAAGGCCCCCGAGCGTTCGATGGCGATCACGTTGTCCGGTTGCTCCACCACGCAGATCACGCCCTGGTCCCTGCGGGCGTCCCGGCAGATTCCGCATGTCGCCGAATCGGCCAGATGGCCGCAGATCGAGCAGTGGCGAAGGGAGCCGGGCAGGGCCTCGATGGCCGCGGCCAGGGCCCGGACCTCTCCCACCTCCGCCCGGGCCAGATGGAAGGCCAGGCGCTGGGCGCTGCGGGGGCCGATGCCGGGCAGCCGGGTGAGCAGGCCGATCAGCCGTTCGAGGGGTTCGGGCCAGGGGGACATGGGAGAGCCGTCAGAGGCCCATACCGGGGGGCAGGCCGAGCATCCCCGCCAGGTCGCTCATTTTCTTCTCCACTTCGGCCTGGGCCGTGCGCTGGGCATCGCTGATCGCGGCCAGCACCAGGTCCGCCACTTCCGAGGCATCGGCGTCTTCGAGAGCCTCGGGGGAGAGCACCAGGTCGAGGACGTTCTTGTTGCCGTCCACCAGGGCCTTGACGATGCCCCCTCCGGAACTGCCTTCGACTCGCAGGGCGGCGATGTCTTCCTGCATCTTGGCCTGGGCCTTCTGGGCCTTGGCCAGTATCTTTTCCATCTTTCCCGGGGGGAACATCGTCACGTCTCCTTAGCTGCCCTCAGCGGGCTGGGTGTCGATCACGACTGCGCCGAACTGGTCGAACAGAGCCTTGACCACGGGATCTTTTCGCGCCCGGTCCATCAGCTCTCGGCGGCTGACGCGTGGCGCCGGTGTGGCGCTCTCGCCCCGGGTCTCGATGACCACCTCCCGGGGCTTCCGGCCGGTGACGTTCTCGGCGGCCTGGGTCAGGGCCGCCCGGGCCGCCTCGGAGCC
Protein-coding sequences here:
- a CDS encoding GTPase domain-containing protein; its protein translation is MPFINYAAREITCKLVYYGPGLGGKTTNLQWIYQNTQREAKGKMVTLATESERTLFFDLLPLSLGKIRGFSTRFQLYTVPGQIFYDASRKLILKGADGVAFVADSQAARFEANIESLRNLKLNLEENGLDFETIPYVLQLNKRDLPTALPVDQLVTALRCRNEPVFEAVAPQGIGVVETLKALVKQSLSRLKAGTPATTHA
- a CDS encoding roadblock/LC7 domain-containing protein, whose protein sequence is MVASDLILHEEEFLRVTALAERLLRDSNSRFVALIDRNGQPIASAGDLPGVDRTALASLAAGNVAATEGLASMIGEESFTSLYHEGDREHLHISSVGRMGILLVTFDERSSLGLVRLRVRQITPEITHVFETMLEKSRKAAESEGPVGAPMAEITDDDIDSLFGDRI
- the recR gene encoding recombination mediator RecR, whose translation is MSPWPEPLERLIGLLTRLPGIGPRSAQRLAFHLARAEVGEVRALAAAIEALPGSLRHCSICGHLADSATCGICRDARRDQGVICVVEQPDNVIAIERSGAFHGLYHVLGGAISPLRSIGPEDLRIEALLSRLAEGEVGEVILATNPTVEGEATALYIARRLEGRDLTVTRPATGLPVGGELDYVDRSTLARALEGRQAL
- a CDS encoding YbaB/EbfC family nucleoid-associated protein gives rise to the protein MFPPGKMEKILAKAQKAQAKMQEDIAALRVEGSSGGGIVKALVDGNKNVLDLVLSPEALEDADASEVADLVLAAISDAQRTAQAEVEKKMSDLAGMLGLPPGMGL